The Streptomyces sp. NBC_01268 genome window below encodes:
- a CDS encoding AMP-dependent synthetase/ligase — protein MREFTVPPVEAAPQVGGLADAVFDHAERDPDRVALGRKDAEGVWRDVTAAAFRDEVLALAKGLIAHGVRFGDRVAIMSRTRYEWTLFDFALWTLGAQPVPVYPTSSAEQVFWMLHDAEVTACVVEHEDHAMTIGSVIDRLPRLQRLWQLDAGRGAVAELVEAGVEIDEDVVHRHRRAVTPESVATVIYTSGTTGRPKGCVITHANFMFETDMLIGRWEPVFRSRPGDAASTLLFLPLAHVFGRMVEVAAIRGAVKVGHQPVMAAAELLPDLAAFRPTFVLAVPYVFEKIFHAARRRAEKEGRRGPFDKAVEVAVRYAEALEHKAFGIGPGPSAALRMQHQFFEKTVYGKVRDALGGRVRHAMSGGSGMDRQLGLFFEGAGVTVFEGYGLTESSAAATANPPERTKYGTVGQPVPGTTVHIAEDGEVWLHGGQVFSGYLNDPRSTAAVLNDGWLATGDLGALDEDGYLTITGRKKEILVTSGGKSVAPAGLEERVRNHPLVAQCIVVGNDRPYVAALVTLDQEAVDHWLSMQNRAPLPAAELVRDPVLEAEIRRAVVTANIAVSQAESIRTFRILAHPFSEEHGLLTPSLKLKRKAIEKAYAVEVDALYG, from the coding sequence GTGCGCGAGTTCACCGTGCCGCCCGTCGAGGCGGCGCCTCAGGTCGGCGGTCTGGCGGACGCCGTGTTCGACCATGCCGAGCGGGATCCGGACAGGGTCGCCCTCGGCCGCAAGGACGCCGAGGGCGTGTGGCGCGATGTGACCGCCGCCGCGTTCCGCGACGAGGTGCTGGCCCTGGCGAAGGGGCTCATCGCGCACGGGGTGCGGTTCGGCGACCGCGTCGCGATCATGTCGCGGACCCGGTACGAGTGGACGCTGTTCGACTTCGCGCTGTGGACGCTGGGCGCGCAGCCCGTGCCGGTCTATCCGACGTCCTCCGCCGAGCAGGTCTTCTGGATGCTGCACGACGCCGAGGTCACCGCGTGCGTGGTGGAGCACGAGGACCACGCGATGACGATCGGCTCGGTGATCGACCGGCTGCCCCGGCTGCAGCGCCTGTGGCAGCTCGACGCGGGCCGCGGCGCGGTCGCCGAGCTGGTCGAGGCGGGCGTCGAGATCGACGAGGACGTGGTGCACCGGCACCGTCGGGCGGTGACGCCCGAGTCGGTGGCGACGGTCATCTACACCTCGGGGACGACGGGCCGCCCCAAGGGGTGCGTGATCACCCACGCCAACTTCATGTTCGAGACGGACATGCTGATCGGGCGCTGGGAGCCGGTGTTCCGCTCCCGCCCGGGGGACGCCGCGTCCACGCTGCTCTTCCTCCCGCTCGCGCACGTCTTCGGGCGGATGGTGGAGGTGGCGGCGATCCGGGGCGCGGTGAAGGTGGGCCACCAGCCGGTGATGGCGGCCGCCGAGCTGCTTCCGGACCTGGCCGCGTTCCGGCCCACGTTCGTGCTGGCCGTGCCGTACGTCTTCGAGAAGATCTTCCACGCGGCCCGGCGCCGGGCCGAGAAGGAGGGCAGGAGGGGCCCGTTCGACAAGGCCGTGGAGGTGGCGGTCCGCTACGCGGAGGCGCTGGAGCACAAGGCCTTCGGCATCGGCCCCGGTCCGTCGGCGGCGCTGCGGATGCAGCACCAGTTCTTCGAGAAGACGGTGTACGGGAAGGTCCGCGACGCGCTCGGCGGCCGGGTGCGGCACGCGATGTCGGGCGGCTCGGGCATGGACCGGCAGCTGGGTCTGTTCTTCGAGGGTGCCGGGGTGACGGTCTTCGAGGGGTACGGCCTGACGGAGTCGTCGGCGGCGGCGACGGCGAACCCGCCGGAGCGCACCAAGTACGGGACCGTGGGGCAGCCGGTGCCGGGGACGACGGTGCACATCGCGGAGGACGGCGAGGTGTGGCTGCACGGCGGGCAGGTGTTCTCCGGCTACCTCAACGACCCCAGGTCGACGGCCGCCGTGCTGAACGACGGCTGGCTGGCCACCGGGGATCTGGGCGCGCTCGACGAGGACGGCTATCTGACGATCACCGGGCGGAAGAAGGAGATCCTGGTGACCTCGGGCGGCAAGAGCGTCGCCCCGGCCGGCCTGGAGGAGCGGGTGCGCAACCATCCGCTGGTGGCCCAGTGCATCGTCGTCGGCAACGACCGGCCCTATGTCGCCGCGCTGGTGACGCTGGACCAGGAGGCCGTGGACCACTGGCTCTCGATGCAGAACCGGGCGCCGCTGCCGGCCGCCGAGCTGGTGCGCGACCCGGTCCTGGAGGCGGAGATACGGCGGGCGGTGGTGACGGCGAACATCGCGGTGTCGCAGGCGGAGTCGATCCGCACCTTCCGCATCCTGGCCCACCCGTTCAGCGAGGAGCACGGGCTGCTGACCCCGTCCCTGAAGCTGAAGCGGAAGGCGATCGAGAAGGCGTACGCGGTGGAGGTCGACGCGCTCTACGGCTGA
- a CDS encoding bile acid:sodium symporter family protein, with translation MSSRPPRRPLLPSWLPVDPYILALLGTVGLAALLPASGTAATVAEGASKAAVALLFFLYGARLSTREALEGLKHWRLHVTVLACTFLLFPVLGLAARALVPTVLTPSLYSGLLFLCLVPSTIQSSIAFTSMARGNVPAAICAGSFSSLAGIVLTPLLAAALLGNGAGGLSADSLVKIVLQLLVPFVAGQLLRRWVGGFLVRNKKVLGYVDRGSILLVVYTAFSAGMTQGVWHLVTPARLGMLVAVEAVLLAVMLSLTWYGAERLGFGRADRIAIQFAGSKKSLAAGLPMASVLFGAQASLAVLPLMLFHQMQLMVCAVIAKRRSLDPEDAETGQGPAGPAAPDAESVGGITSPAAPR, from the coding sequence ATGAGTTCCCGCCCGCCCCGCAGGCCCCTGCTGCCGTCCTGGCTGCCGGTCGACCCGTACATACTGGCCCTGCTCGGCACGGTCGGCCTGGCCGCGCTGCTGCCCGCCTCCGGGACGGCCGCGACGGTGGCGGAAGGCGCCTCGAAGGCGGCCGTCGCGCTGCTGTTCTTCCTCTACGGGGCACGCCTCTCGACCCGCGAGGCGCTGGAGGGGCTGAAGCACTGGCGGCTCCACGTCACCGTCCTGGCCTGCACGTTCCTCCTCTTCCCGGTGCTCGGGCTCGCCGCGCGCGCTCTGGTGCCGACGGTGCTCACCCCCTCCCTGTACAGCGGCCTGCTCTTCCTGTGCCTGGTGCCGTCCACCATCCAGTCCTCGATCGCCTTCACGTCGATGGCGCGCGGCAACGTACCCGCCGCGATCTGCGCGGGCTCCTTCTCCTCGCTCGCCGGCATCGTCCTCACCCCGCTCCTCGCCGCGGCCCTGCTCGGCAACGGCGCGGGCGGCCTGTCCGCGGACTCGCTGGTGAAGATCGTGCTCCAGCTGCTGGTGCCCTTCGTGGCGGGACAGCTGCTGCGCCGCTGGGTCGGCGGCTTCCTCGTCCGGAACAAGAAGGTGCTCGGATACGTCGACCGGGGCTCGATCCTCCTCGTCGTCTACACCGCCTTCAGTGCGGGCATGACCCAGGGCGTCTGGCACCTGGTCACCCCCGCCCGGCTCGGGATGCTGGTGGCGGTGGAGGCGGTGCTGCTCGCCGTGATGCTCTCGCTGACCTGGTACGGGGCCGAGCGGCTCGGCTTCGGACGGGCGGACCGGATCGCGATCCAGTTCGCCGGCTCCAAGAAGAGCCTGGCGGCGGGACTCCCGATGGCGAGCGTGCTGTTCGGCGCCCAGGCCTCGCTCGCGGTGCTGCCGCTGATGCTCTTCCACCAGATGCAGCTGATGGTCTGCGCGGTGATCGCGAAGCGCCGCTCGCTGGACCCGGAGGACGCGGAGACGGGCCAGGGCCCGGCCGGCCCCGCCGCCCCGGACGCCGAGTCCGTTGGCGGGATCACATCCCCGGCCGCCCCGCGATGA
- a CDS encoding LysR substrate-binding domain-containing protein, translating to MYEPTQLRTFLAVAQTLSFTQAARRLGLRQSTVSQHVRRLEEATGRPLFVRDTHGVELTEDGEAMLGFARAILEAHERAAAFFTGTRLRGRLRFGASEDFVTTRLPEILEAFRREHPEVDLELTVELSGTLQSRLEAGRLDLILAKRRGDETGGELVWQDVLVWIGSPRLRLDPERPVPLIVFPPPGITRARALEALREQGRPWRIACTSTSLSANVAAARAGLGVMAHTRGLVPPGLVEVPARAGLPELGAVDFVLRKGRRGGATQDAADALATAILAGGDRLHRPR from the coding sequence GTGTACGAGCCGACGCAGCTGCGCACCTTCCTCGCGGTCGCGCAGACCCTGAGCTTCACCCAGGCCGCCCGGCGGCTCGGTCTGCGGCAGTCGACCGTGAGCCAGCACGTGCGCCGCCTGGAGGAGGCGACCGGCCGCCCCCTCTTCGTCCGGGACACGCACGGCGTGGAGCTGACCGAGGACGGCGAGGCCATGCTCGGTTTCGCGCGCGCGATCCTGGAGGCGCACGAGCGGGCGGCGGCCTTCTTCACCGGGACCCGGCTGCGCGGGCGACTGCGCTTCGGGGCCTCGGAGGACTTCGTGACGACCCGCCTGCCGGAGATCCTGGAGGCCTTCCGCCGCGAGCACCCCGAGGTCGACCTGGAGCTCACGGTGGAGCTCTCCGGCACGCTCCAGTCCCGGCTGGAGGCCGGGCGGCTCGACCTGATCCTCGCCAAGCGGCGGGGCGACGAGACCGGCGGCGAGCTGGTCTGGCAGGACGTGCTCGTGTGGATCGGTTCGCCGCGGCTGCGGCTCGATCCGGAGCGCCCGGTGCCGCTGATCGTCTTCCCGCCGCCCGGGATCACCCGGGCCCGCGCCCTGGAGGCGCTGCGGGAGCAGGGGCGGCCCTGGCGGATCGCGTGCACCAGTACGAGCCTGAGCGCGAACGTGGCGGCGGCCCGCGCCGGCCTCGGGGTGATGGCGCACACCCGCGGCCTGGTCCCGCCGGGCCTGGTGGAGGTCCCGGCGCGGGCGGGGCTGCCGGAGCTCGGCGCGGTCGACTTCGTGCTGCGCAAGGGGCGGCGGGGCGGGGCGACCCAGGACGCGGCGGACGCGCTCGCCACGGCGATCCTGGCGGGCGGGGACCGGCTGCACCGGCCGCGGTGA
- a CDS encoding isochorismatase family protein, which translates to MPALDPGRTALVLVDLMERIVALPLAPRTGNDVLAAADRLGHAFRAAGAPVVHIRVERPGVDTQPPGSELVAALVHPDDEVVVKRTIGGFHDTGLHELLSGHGVSTLVFGGIATNLGVESTARAAADLGYDLVFAEDAMTALTADEHRASVQLDFPRLGTVAPTAAITLDGSA; encoded by the coding sequence ATGCCCGCACTCGATCCCGGCCGCACCGCGCTCGTCCTCGTCGACCTGATGGAACGCATCGTCGCGCTGCCCCTCGCCCCCCGCACCGGAAACGACGTCCTGGCCGCGGCCGACCGCCTCGGCCACGCCTTCCGGGCCGCCGGCGCGCCCGTCGTCCACATCCGGGTCGAACGGCCGGGCGTCGACACCCAGCCGCCCGGCAGCGAGCTCGTCGCCGCACTCGTCCACCCGGACGACGAGGTGGTCGTCAAGCGCACCATCGGCGGCTTCCACGACACCGGTCTGCACGAGCTGCTCTCCGGACACGGCGTCTCCACCCTGGTGTTCGGCGGCATCGCCACCAACCTCGGCGTCGAGTCCACCGCCCGCGCCGCCGCCGACCTGGGCTACGACCTCGTCTTCGCCGAGGACGCCATGACCGCCCTCACCGCCGACGAACACCGCGCCTCCGTCCAGCTCGACTTCCCGCGCCTGGGCACCGTCGCCCCCACCGCCGCCATCACCCTGGACGGCTCCGCGTGA
- a CDS encoding (2Fe-2S) ferredoxin domain-containing protein: MTRAPIRYGARPCSLVVCRGCCCGDARKNPGMDHAGQLARLREAAADSGGRLVVRTSDCLGPCAQANVLVVQPSTEGRRRGGRAAWIGWSADQDCLDEVLAWTAAGGPGVVPPPETLRLQMIDPPKN, from the coding sequence GTGACCCGGGCGCCGATACGTTACGGGGCCCGGCCCTGCTCGCTCGTCGTCTGCCGCGGCTGCTGCTGCGGCGACGCCCGCAAGAACCCCGGCATGGACCACGCCGGCCAGCTCGCCCGCCTCCGCGAGGCCGCCGCGGACTCCGGCGGGCGGCTCGTCGTCCGCACCAGCGACTGCCTCGGCCCCTGTGCCCAGGCCAACGTCCTGGTCGTCCAGCCCTCCACCGAGGGCCGTCGGCGCGGCGGACGGGCCGCGTGGATCGGCTGGAGCGCCGACCAGGACTGCCTCGACGAGGTCCTCGCCTGGACCGCGGCGGGCGGCCCCGGCGTCGTCCCGCCCCCGGAGACCCTCCGACTCCAGATGATCGACCCGCCCAAGAACTAG